The following is a genomic window from Acidimicrobiales bacterium.
CGCCGCCCGGCGTCGACTGCGGCTGACGCCGGGCGGCGAGGGTCACGGTTCCCACCACGGTCACGACGAGCAGGTAGCCGGCCACCATGAAGTAGCCGGCCTCGATCGACCAGGCCTCGACGGCGCCGGACACGGCGGCCGTCCCGGCGGCGGCGGCGAGCAGCCCGACCGCGTTGCCGACCCCGAACACCTTGCCGGCCCGCCGGGTGCCGGCCTCGTCCATCAGCACCACCCGGGTGCCGACCCGGCCGAGGCCGAACAGGGCGGTGGCGATCGTGAACGACACCATCAGCCCGGCCTGGCCGAACAGGGGCTGGGGCACGATCCAGAGGGCGGCCCCGCCGAAGCCGATGGCGACGGCGCCGAGGTCGCCGACGCGGCGGTGCACCCGGCCGAACACGGCGGCGGCCGACCCGAAGCCGATGGCGGCCAGCGCGTCGGTCAGCCCGAGGATGCCGACGCCGTGCTCGAAGACGTCGATCACGAGCACGACGGTGAGCGTGTTCATGATCGTCGGGATCGTCCGCACCTGGGCGAACAGGGCGACGGCGGGCGCCACCCGGCGCCAGTCCACGTCGCCGCCCTCGGCGCCGCCGTCCCCGGCCGGCACGCCCGCGGGGGACGGGGCGCCGGCCGGGTCCGGGGCCATCCCGGCCAGGAAGGCGGCCGAGGCGAGGAAGGACACGGCGTTCACGCCGAACACGACGCCGGCGCCGGCCCACTGGGCGAGGAAGCCGCCGGCGGTCACCGACAGCAGCATCCCGGCCTGGGTCCACAGCTCGAAGTGGGAGCTGAACCGCCGCCGCCGGTCGGGCGCCACGAACTGCTGGGCCCAGCCGTTGGCGACGGGCACGAAGATGGCGTCGAGGAGCGACACCAGGAACGTGCTGACGTACAGGGTCGGCATCACGGCCCGGTCGACGAGCAGGGCCAGCGGCACGGCCGCCACCACGACCGCCCTGGCCAGGTCGGTGGCGATGCAGGTCCGCTTGCGGGCCCCGCGGTCCGACAGCGACCCGGAGGAGAGCGACGCCGCCACCTGGGGAAGGGCGACGACGACGAACAGGGCGCCGACCGACAGCGCCGAGCCCGTCTCGACCAGCGCCAGCCAGGCCGCCGCGATCGTCTGGATGCCGTTGCCGAGGTTGGTGACGAACGTCGCCGCCAGGAACCGGCCCTCGTCCCGCCGGGCCGCCTGGCTCATGCCACGGTCACCTCCTGGGGCACCTCGGGCTCGTCCGCCGGGCCGGGCACGACCTCCTCGGTGCGGGGGCGGGCCGCCGACCGCTCGATGCCGGCGAGGGCGGCGAGGACGGCGACGACGGTGACCGCGCCGCACAGCCACCACACGCCGACCCCCGTGCGGGACCAGGCGAGGGCGCCGAGCACGGGGCCGACCGCGTAGCCGATGTTCTGGCTGGCCGCCGCCGTGGCCAGGTACCGGCCCCGCAGCCCGGACGGGGCGACCCGCACCGGGTAGGCGGACGCCGTCGGCGTGGCGATGATCTCGCCCGCCGACCACACCACGGTGGCGAACACCAGCCAGGCCACCGCGGCCGGGCCGGCGTACATGGCGAGGCCGAGGCCGACGAGGCCGATGCCGAGCGGCACCGACAGCCGGGCCGACCACCGCTGCACCACCCGGGTGACCGGGAGCTCGCAGGCGATCACGACGAAGCCGTTGACGGCGACGAGCACGCCGAAGATGCCGGCCGACAGGCCCTCGTCCTCGACGTGGAGGGGCAGGGCCGTCAGGTACTGGACGTAGACGACGGCGTTGAGGAAGAGGGCGGCGACGAACAGCGTGTAGCGGTGGTCCCGCAGCACCCGCCGGTAGCCGCCCTTCGCCTCCTCGGTGGCCTCGTCCCGGTCGGTCCCGATGGGCCCGCCGGGCAGGGCGATGGCGGCGACGATGCCGTACCCGATCGAGGTCAGCGCGTCGGCCCAGAACAGCACGGCGTACGACGCGCTCTCGACGAGCACGGCGCCGGCCAGCGGGCCGATCGTCATGCCGAGGTTGAACGCCAGCCGGTACATGGCGAAGACCATCACGTGCCGGTCCTCGGGGGTGAGGGCGGCGACGAGGGCGGCCGACGCCGGCCGGTAGGCCTGGGCGGCGGCGCCGGTGGCGAACGCGATGACCATCACGAGCGCCGGCTCGGTCGTGCTGAGCATCGCCGCGGTGAGCGCGCCGGCGAGGACCATCGACCCGGCGATCGTCGCCCGGCACCCGAGCCGGTCGGTGATGCCGCCGCCGGTCACCACGCCGATGACCGCGCCGAGGCCGTACGCCCCGAGGGCGAGGCCGGCCTGGTCGGCCGACAGCCCCCGGGACGTCAGGAACAGCACCAGGAAGACCTGGAGGAAGTTGCCGAGCTTGTTGACGAACGTCCCGACGAGCAGGGCCCACACCGGGGCCGGCACGGTGCGGGCCGTCGCGAGGATCGAGTCGCCCGCCGCGTCCCGTCTCACGACGCGACCTGGGACGTCGCCTCGACGGGGACGGCGTGCAGCTCGACGACCTGCTCGGCCTCGGCCAGCGCCGCCCGGCACTCCTCCTCGGTGTCGGCCACCGCGATCACGCAGCCGTAGCGGGCGAGGTAGCCCCGCGGCGGCAGGCGCAGGACGGCGCCGGGCCGGCCCATCACGATCGAGTGGACGATGGTCGGGCCGCCCCGCTCGGGGTGGTGGTCGATCGAGACGACCTCGCAGTCCTCGGGCGGGTACAGGAAGCGGATGGCCGCCACCTTCGACCGGGTGGGGGTCACGTCCGGGCGCCGGCCCATGCAGGCGTCGGCGTGGGCGGCCGCGCAGTCGACGCCCCTCGCCAGCCAGCCGAGCCAGGGGATGAGGTCGCCGCCGAGGCGGGCGTTGACCTCGATGAGGCGGGGGCCCCGCGACGTCAGGCGCATCTCGGTGTGGGTGACGCCGACCGTCCAGCCGAGCGCCCGGTGGCTCTCCTCGAGCAGGTTGACGATGTCGGGGTCGGACATGAGCGGGTCGTCGGGGAGGATGACGTGGCCGACCTCCTCGAAGAACGGGTCGAAGCCGACCTGCTTCCTCGCCAGCACCATCGGGAGGCACTCGCCCTCGTGGAAGACGGCGTCGATGCTGATCTCCGGGCCGTCGAGGTACTCCTCGACGAGCACGCCGGCGTCGTACACGGGCACGCCCGGGTAGCTCGCCGCCCGCGCCGCCGTGTAGGCGTCGGCCAGGTCGGCCGGGTCGTCCACCCGGAGCACGCCCTTCGAGCCGGCCAGCCCGCGGGGCTTCAGCACCACCGGGTAGCCGATGGACTCGGCGGCGGCCGCCGCCTCCTCCGGCGACGAGACGGCCGCCGACCGGGCCTGGGCCACGCCCGCCTTGTCGAGCACCTCGCGGGTGGCGTGCTTGTCCCGGCAGGAGCGGACGACCTCGGGGTCGTTGCCGATCACGCCGAGCGCCGCGGC
Proteins encoded in this region:
- a CDS encoding MFS transporter, which gives rise to MRRDAAGDSILATARTVPAPVWALLVGTFVNKLGNFLQVFLVLFLTSRGLSADQAGLALGAYGLGAVIGVVTGGGITDRLGCRATIAGSMVLAGALTAAMLSTTEPALVMVIAFATGAAAQAYRPASAALVAALTPEDRHVMVFAMYRLAFNLGMTIGPLAGAVLVESASYAVLFWADALTSIGYGIVAAIALPGGPIGTDRDEATEEAKGGYRRVLRDHRYTLFVAALFLNAVVYVQYLTALPLHVEDEGLSAGIFGVLVAVNGFVVIACELPVTRVVQRWSARLSVPLGIGLVGLGLAMYAGPAAVAWLVFATVVWSAGEIIATPTASAYPVRVAPSGLRGRYLATAAASQNIGYAVGPVLGALAWSRTGVGVWWLCGAVTVVAVLAALAGIERSAARPRTEEVVPGPADEPEVPQEVTVA
- a CDS encoding ATP-grasp domain-containing protein, with protein sequence MTDTTDNRPVLLVVGSGDQRYREYIVKSAAERYRLWLLDADPPAWHDQYVIGTTAVDPMVIEDGVAAAREIAAQQQIDGVFCYDEGLIWPSSHIAAALGVIGNDPEVVRSCRDKHATREVLDKAGVAQARSAAVSSPEEAAAAAESIGYPVVLKPRGLAGSKGVLRVDDPADLADAYTAARAASYPGVPVYDAGVLVEEYLDGPEISIDAVFHEGECLPMVLARKQVGFDPFFEEVGHVILPDDPLMSDPDIVNLLEESHRALGWTVGVTHTEMRLTSRGPRLIEVNARLGGDLIPWLGWLARGVDCAAAHADACMGRRPDVTPTRSKVAAIRFLYPPEDCEVVSIDHHPERGGPTIVHSIVMGRPGAVLRLPPRGYLARYGCVIAVADTEEECRAALAEAEQVVELHAVPVEATSQVAS